From the Priestia koreensis genome, one window contains:
- a CDS encoding S9 family peptidase, whose amino-acid sequence MVTFNKPGVEQFFQTVAVTNFTVSPDEKQLIMNTNLNGQFNLWGMDLPNTFPYPLTSKNQSAEALSYAKTGEFVVTAFDHDGDENTQLYALSPSGGQLVPLRTKEGERFFFSHLTEDGKRLYYSTTDGNPTYLNSFVYDLETEEETLLFEGAGASTFLAGVSPDEASIILLKSFGNTHSLAYVQYGGERFLLTPETTDQHTTTDVVYTSETDIYFLTNYQSDLTYLAKFDLNTKSFQKMLEVENEDFSSLSFSKHDHTLYLLGSYGVEDRLYQYDLERGAHKTVSIPTSVVEKLLVMPSGHLYAQGRSATKPNNIFVSKNQGESWEELTNLRVPGVREEDLVEPEVVTYPSYDGLNIEALFFKTKQENDNGHVILWPHGGPQSLERKWFRSMFQVLLNRGYSIFAPNFRGSSNYGLKFMKMVEGDWGHGPRLDNIEGLEWIIQNGYADREKILLLGGSYGGYMALLLHGRHADYFKAVIDIFGPSNLFSFIDSVPEFWKPYMNQWVGDPVKDKERLTVDSPITYLDGMIKPMAVVQGANDPRVVKQESDQIVEALRAKGRDVDYLVFEDEGHGFSKKENEIAAYKKLIEFFDQNL is encoded by the coding sequence ATGGTTACATTTAATAAACCAGGCGTTGAACAGTTTTTTCAAACGGTTGCAGTGACAAACTTCACAGTAAGTCCAGATGAGAAACAGCTGATTATGAATACAAATTTAAACGGGCAATTTAATCTTTGGGGAATGGATTTGCCAAATACATTTCCGTATCCGCTAACGTCAAAAAATCAAAGTGCTGAGGCGTTGTCCTATGCAAAAACAGGGGAATTCGTGGTGACGGCATTTGATCATGACGGAGATGAAAATACGCAGCTGTACGCTCTTTCTCCGAGTGGTGGCCAGCTTGTTCCACTCCGCACGAAGGAAGGCGAACGTTTTTTCTTCAGTCACTTAACGGAGGATGGAAAACGACTTTATTATTCCACAACGGACGGCAATCCTACATATTTAAATAGCTTTGTGTACGATCTTGAAACAGAAGAAGAAACGCTTCTGTTTGAAGGCGCAGGTGCCTCCACTTTTTTAGCAGGAGTGAGCCCTGACGAAGCATCAATTATTTTACTAAAAAGCTTTGGAAATACCCATTCACTTGCATATGTGCAGTACGGAGGGGAGCGTTTCCTATTAACTCCTGAAACAACGGATCAGCACACGACAACAGACGTTGTGTACACGTCTGAAACAGATATTTACTTTTTAACAAACTATCAATCCGATTTAACGTATCTCGCAAAATTTGATCTAAACACCAAATCATTTCAAAAAATGTTAGAGGTGGAGAATGAAGATTTCTCAAGCCTTTCTTTCTCAAAGCATGATCATACGCTCTATTTGCTGGGATCGTACGGGGTTGAAGATCGATTATATCAATATGATTTAGAAAGAGGAGCGCATAAAACCGTCTCTATACCGACAAGCGTTGTCGAAAAGCTTCTTGTGATGCCAAGTGGTCATCTCTATGCACAAGGTCGATCAGCGACGAAGCCAAATAACATCTTCGTTTCAAAGAACCAAGGGGAATCTTGGGAAGAACTAACGAATTTACGCGTACCGGGCGTTCGTGAAGAAGATCTTGTAGAGCCAGAGGTCGTCACATATCCATCTTATGACGGCTTGAATATTGAAGCACTCTTTTTTAAGACCAAGCAAGAAAATGATAACGGACATGTCATTTTGTGGCCACACGGTGGTCCGCAGTCGTTAGAGCGTAAATGGTTCCGTTCGATGTTTCAAGTGCTTTTAAACCGAGGCTACTCTATTTTCGCACCAAACTTCCGCGGTTCTTCTAATTATGGGCTAAAATTTATGAAAATGGTTGAAGGTGATTGGGGACATGGTCCACGCCTCGATAACATTGAAGGCTTAGAATGGATCATTCAAAACGGATACGCAGATCGAGAGAAGATTTTGCTGTTAGGTGGTAGCTATGGTGGCTACATGGCGCTTCTTTTACACGGACGTCACGCTGACTATTTCAAAGCAGTCATTGATATTTTCGGCCCAAGCAATCTGTTTTCATTTATTGACTCGGTCCCAGAATTCTGGAAGCCATACATGAACCAATGGGTAGGTGATCCTGTTAAAGACAAGGAACGCCTAACAGTAGACTCACCGATTACGTATTTAGACGGGATGATAAAGCCAATGGCCGTTGTGCAAGGAGCAAACGATCCACGCGTTGTCAAACAAGAGTCTGATCAAATTGTCGAAGCACTCCGAGCAAAAGGACGTGACGTTGATTATCTAGTGTTTGAAGACGAAGGGCATGGGTTCTCCAAGAAGGAAAATGAAATTGCAGCCTATAAAAAGCTGATTGAGTTTTTTGATCAAAACCTATAA
- a CDS encoding winged helix-turn-helix transcriptional regulator — protein sequence MNLPVNQHGKLKCSIEYTLNKIGNKWKSVILWHLGVDGTLRYSKLRSLLPGISHKVMTAQLKELEQDGLVERIQYNTVPPKVEYLLTEKGQSVMPILELMHAWGVQNGEDF from the coding sequence ATGAATCTTCCTGTCAACCAGCATGGTAAGCTGAAATGCTCCATTGAATATACGCTAAACAAAATAGGAAACAAGTGGAAAAGTGTGATTCTGTGGCATTTGGGGGTGGACGGAACACTACGCTATAGCAAATTGCGCAGTCTACTTCCAGGCATTAGTCATAAGGTGATGACGGCGCAGTTAAAAGAGCTAGAACAAGATGGCCTTGTCGAGCGTATTCAATACAACACCGTTCCGCCTAAAGTAGAATATTTGCTTACTGAAAAAGGACAGTCCGTTATGCCAATTCTAGAACTGATGCACGCATGGGGAGTCCAAAACGGCGAGGATTTTTAA
- a CDS encoding DHA2 family efflux MFS transporter permease subunit produces MTEKLSRDNRVILFILILGNFLCLISETVMNVALPNIIRDFHTTTSAAQWLTTGYMLIIGVSIPVSAFFIERFTIRQLFIAAMSFYIVGSILAFITPVFSILLIGRMIQALGTGIVIPLVVSTLLTIVPIEKRGTVMGIYQVAVLFAPAIGPVLSGLTIQYYSWRTIFLGLLIAAILILFLAAWKLKNVLETSKPIIHLPSVLLSTIAFGGIVYGFSVSGEKAGWGNPIVWIALMIGVAALLLFVRKQIRMKNPMISMKPFRSSVFSRSLLVMFFIMMVQFSMMLILPIYFQDGAGLSPLDTGVLMLPGGITLALTAMVGGRLFDKIGFKPLLLVGLILLLIMLGLFTTISSDTTTGEAMILYAFFTIGVGLTVGPATTLGLNQVPKELNAHGSAISNTLNQVAGAIGPSLYTSIMAVVSQYVMNHQNASEIEGMTGGVHAVYYVALVFVVISFVISLTLKKRDQYAGESNH; encoded by the coding sequence TTGACTGAAAAACTTAGCAGAGACAACAGAGTTATTTTGTTTATTTTAATTTTGGGAAACTTTCTATGCTTAATTAGCGAAACGGTCATGAACGTTGCGTTGCCAAACATTATTCGCGATTTTCATACAACGACAAGTGCTGCGCAGTGGCTTACAACAGGATACATGCTGATTATCGGTGTTTCCATTCCGGTATCGGCTTTTTTTATTGAGCGCTTTACCATCCGACAGCTGTTTATTGCCGCTATGAGCTTTTACATTGTTGGATCAATCCTGGCTTTTATCACACCTGTCTTTTCCATTCTTCTCATCGGACGAATGATTCAGGCGCTCGGAACGGGAATCGTTATTCCGTTGGTAGTGAGTACGCTACTAACGATTGTGCCGATCGAGAAGCGCGGTACGGTGATGGGGATTTATCAAGTGGCGGTTTTATTTGCACCCGCTATTGGTCCTGTTTTATCCGGACTGACCATTCAATATTATTCGTGGCGTACGATCTTTTTAGGTCTTCTTATTGCCGCTATACTTATTCTCTTCCTTGCTGCGTGGAAGCTGAAAAATGTGTTAGAAACATCAAAGCCAATCATTCATCTTCCATCGGTTCTTTTATCAACCATTGCCTTTGGCGGAATCGTCTATGGATTTAGCGTTTCAGGTGAAAAAGCAGGATGGGGAAATCCTATTGTTTGGATCGCACTTATGATTGGAGTAGCAGCACTTCTGTTATTTGTCCGTAAACAGATCAGGATGAAAAATCCGATGATTAGCATGAAGCCATTCCGCTCATCGGTTTTTTCACGATCACTGCTCGTCATGTTTTTCATTATGATGGTGCAGTTTTCAATGATGCTTATTTTACCGATCTATTTCCAAGACGGAGCGGGACTATCTCCGCTAGATACGGGAGTATTAATGTTGCCAGGCGGGATTACGTTAGCTCTTACTGCCATGGTTGGTGGACGTTTATTTGATAAAATTGGATTTAAGCCGCTGCTGCTCGTTGGGCTCATTCTTTTACTTATCATGCTGGGTCTTTTCACAACAATTTCTAGTGATACAACGACTGGGGAAGCAATGATTTTATATGCCTTCTTTACAATTGGAGTCGGCTTAACGGTTGGACCTGCTACAACGCTTGGATTAAATCAGGTGCCGAAGGAATTGAATGCACACGGGTCGGCTATTTCTAATACGCTTAACCAAGTCGCAGGTGCCATTGGGCCTTCACTCTATACGAGTATCATGGCCGTTGTATCGCAGTATGTAATGAATCATCAAAACGCCTCCGAAATAGAAGGAATGACGGGAGGCGTTCATGCCGTTTATTACGTAGCACTCGTGTTTGTCGTTATTTCATTTGTCATTTCGCTTACGTTAAAAAAACGTGATCAGTATGCAGGTGAATCGAACCACTAA
- a CDS encoding exonuclease domain-containing protein encodes MTNDRKYAAIVDVETTGLSAYSSDIIELATILFSYDPNTGEVFQVIDEYCGFQMPSAPINSHITRLTGITNEMVHNQHLDDDKIRDIFRSASGIIAHNASFDRSFLIQRYPELADKPWHCSMRSVKWKEYGFFNKKLTTLLDGHNISREHAHRALDDVQATLDLLQKKNPSGQPYLFEVMKRKMGKPAASKPKASYSRRS; translated from the coding sequence GTGACAAATGACCGAAAATATGCAGCCATTGTCGATGTAGAAACCACCGGCTTAAGCGCTTATAGTTCTGACATTATTGAATTAGCCACCATCCTCTTCTCCTACGATCCAAACACGGGAGAAGTATTTCAAGTTATCGATGAATATTGTGGGTTTCAGATGCCTAGTGCACCGATCAACTCACATATTACAAGACTAACCGGTATTACAAATGAAATGGTTCACAATCAACACCTTGATGATGATAAAATACGAGATATTTTCCGATCCGCTTCAGGTATTATCGCTCACAACGCTTCGTTCGACAGAAGTTTTCTCATTCAGCGCTATCCAGAGCTTGCGGACAAGCCTTGGCACTGCTCGATGCGGTCTGTAAAGTGGAAGGAATACGGATTTTTCAATAAAAAATTAACGACTTTATTAGACGGACACAATATTAGCCGTGAGCATGCTCATCGTGCGCTTGACGACGTGCAGGCAACGCTTGATTTATTGCAAAAGAAAAATCCATCTGGTCAGCCTTACCTCTTTGAAGTGATGAAGCGAAAGATGGGAAAACCCGCTGCTTCTAAACCGAAAGCGAGTTATTCGCGCCGAAGCTAG
- a CDS encoding lactoylglutathione lyase family protein encodes MFTYPKNFSHIGLSVPNLEEAIAFYKEVFGWYVIMEPSDVKNDDTPIGQMCRDVFGDEWDTFRIAHLATGDKIGIEMFEFPENQTPDNNFEYWKTGIFHFCIQDPDIEGLVEKIKQHGGKQRMPIREYYPNEKPYKMVYVEDPFGNIFEIYTHSYELTYSQGAY; translated from the coding sequence ATGTTCACTTATCCAAAGAATTTTTCACATATTGGTCTTTCAGTTCCCAATTTAGAGGAAGCCATTGCTTTTTACAAAGAAGTATTTGGATGGTACGTCATCATGGAGCCGTCTGATGTCAAAAATGATGATACGCCTATCGGTCAAATGTGTCGTGACGTTTTCGGAGATGAATGGGATACGTTTCGCATTGCGCATTTAGCAACAGGAGACAAAATTGGAATCGAAATGTTTGAGTTTCCTGAAAATCAAACGCCAGACAATAACTTTGAGTATTGGAAGACAGGGATTTTCCATTTCTGTATTCAAGATCCTGATATTGAAGGGCTTGTGGAGAAAATTAAGCAACACGGAGGAAAACAGCGCATGCCGATCCGTGAATATTATCCGAATGAAAAACCGTATAAAATGGTGTACGTAGAAGATCCATTTGGAAACATCTTTGAGATCTATACGCACAGCTATGAATTAACCTATTCACAGGGAGCATATTAA
- a CDS encoding DMT family transporter has protein sequence MSQNKYGLGILMCLIAVLSWGGMFPIMGDALKVMDPFNFTLFRYGLATLVLIVLLVGVEGSKKLATDGRLLRVWFLGTMGFTGFSTLVFLGQKLAGSSGAVIAAVIMAVQPLLGVVVNFVTKRVVPKFVTVIFMLTGLIGVFMVITKGDVSTLSSGDTNIFSYFLILAGALCFVIYTMGGSSFPHWSPLRYSTVTSIYGTVSILIIVVVATAFGWLHIPTISMITDVSGAILYTALIAGVVAFFVWNTGNRMITPINGILFMNMVPVTTFIISVIRGYDLSTFELIGAIITIASLIANNLYVRKAAS, from the coding sequence GTGTCACAAAATAAATATGGATTAGGGATTTTGATGTGCTTAATTGCGGTCTTATCCTGGGGAGGAATGTTCCCAATTATGGGAGATGCCCTGAAGGTTATGGATCCATTTAATTTCACGTTATTTCGATATGGATTAGCTACTCTTGTTTTAATTGTGCTTTTAGTAGGAGTAGAAGGAAGCAAAAAGCTTGCAACCGATGGAAGATTGCTTCGAGTATGGTTTTTAGGAACAATGGGATTCACTGGATTCAGTACGTTGGTGTTTCTCGGTCAAAAGTTAGCGGGATCATCAGGAGCGGTAATTGCTGCGGTTATTATGGCTGTACAGCCGCTGCTCGGAGTTGTTGTGAATTTTGTTACGAAGCGAGTTGTACCGAAGTTTGTTACGGTTATTTTTATGCTAACGGGTCTTATTGGTGTGTTCATGGTGATTACAAAAGGAGACGTCAGCACGCTTTCATCAGGCGATACGAATATTTTTTCGTATTTTCTTATTCTTGCAGGGGCACTATGCTTTGTCATTTATACAATGGGGGGAAGCTCTTTCCCTCATTGGTCGCCGCTTCGTTATAGCACGGTGACGTCCATTTACGGCACCGTCTCCATTTTAATCATCGTTGTAGTAGCAACCGCGTTTGGGTGGCTTCACATTCCAACGATTTCGATGATCACAGATGTATCGGGTGCTATTTTATATACAGCGTTAATCGCAGGTGTGGTAGCGTTCTTTGTATGGAATACAGGGAATCGTATGATTACCCCTATTAACGGCATTTTGTTTATGAATATGGTCCCTGTGACGACCTTTATTATTTCCGTTATTCGAGGGTACGACCTCAGTACCTTTGAATTGATTGGTGCTATTATTACCATCGCAAGCTTAATTGCGAATAACTTATATGTTCGAAAAGCAGCTTCATAA
- the miaA gene encoding tRNA (adenosine(37)-N6)-dimethylallyltransferase MiaA, which produces MGEKQKLVVLIGPTAVGKTNLSISLAEALNGEIISGDSMQIYRQMDIGTAKIKREEMKGIPHHLLDIKDPDEAFSVADFQTIVREKISEIASRGKVPMIVGGTGLYIQSVIYDYQFAEKEENREIKQRLEALLDEKGIEYLYNKLKEVDPASAERIHINNHRRVMRALEVYEATGKPFSDNVSEQSYELLYDVTLIGLTMDRDKLYERINMRVDMMVDEGLLDEVKRLYDGGIRDVQSIQAIGYKEIYEYLDGHVTLEKAVEQLKQNSRRYAKRQLTWFRNKMPVTWFDVTGASQRELFDEIFTYVAGKLEQEANN; this is translated from the coding sequence GTGGGAGAGAAACAAAAACTAGTCGTACTAATAGGACCTACAGCAGTAGGGAAAACAAATTTGAGTATCTCGTTAGCAGAAGCGCTCAACGGAGAAATTATTTCAGGCGACTCGATGCAAATCTATCGTCAAATGGATATTGGTACAGCGAAAATTAAACGCGAAGAAATGAAGGGAATTCCCCATCATTTATTAGATATTAAAGATCCTGATGAAGCATTCTCCGTGGCTGATTTTCAAACCATTGTAAGAGAGAAAATTAGCGAGATTGCGAGCAGAGGAAAGGTTCCGATGATTGTAGGCGGAACAGGATTATATATTCAATCAGTGATTTATGATTATCAATTTGCTGAGAAGGAAGAAAATAGGGAAATAAAGCAACGTTTGGAAGCCCTTTTAGATGAAAAAGGAATTGAATATCTGTATAATAAGCTCAAAGAAGTAGATCCAGCTAGCGCCGAGCGTATTCATATCAACAATCATCGTCGCGTGATGCGTGCGCTTGAAGTATATGAAGCGACCGGAAAGCCATTTAGTGATAACGTAAGCGAGCAGTCGTATGAGCTGCTGTATGACGTTACATTAATCGGCTTAACAATGGACCGCGATAAACTATACGAGCGCATTAACATGCGAGTAGATATGATGGTTGACGAAGGGTTGCTAGATGAGGTGAAACGTCTTTATGATGGGGGCATCCGAGATGTCCAATCCATTCAAGCGATTGGGTACAAAGAAATTTATGAGTACCTAGATGGCCACGTCACGCTTGAGAAAGCTGTTGAACAGCTAAAGCAGAATTCGCGTCGCTATGCGAAGCGTCAGCTTACGTGGTTCCGCAATAAAATGCCCGTTACATGGTTTGATGTGACAGGTGCATCACAGCGGGAACTGTTCGACGAAATTTTTACATATGTGGCAGGAAAGCTCGAACAAGAAGCGAATAACTAG
- a CDS encoding FtsW/RodA/SpoVE family cell cycle protein: MFKKMLRSYDYAFIIAVLLLCCFGLVMVYSSSMVVAVSVYGKASDFFYQKQKIFLILSVVVFFIFAFFPYKVYAHKRFQMTVMLGVIGSLILILIFGHAANNAQSWFRIGPIAVQPAEFAKLGVIMYMAAMLARKQQYINEVKKSITKPVGMLVIIIFLIMMQPDYGSAMIIIAIAMTIIFSSGLSFKTIAKLSLLGLIMIGIILGILQITGNMDLLLSKGRLARFTGFMHPFDDVQHSGYQLVNSFIAIAQGGMKGLGLGHSIQKTGYLPEPHTDFISAIISEELGTVGVCIFLFLLFFIVAKGLRIAQRCPDAFGSLLAIGISSMIGIQTVINLGAAVGLLPITGVTLPFISYGGSSLILLMLSVGVLANISMVSNMKRKYAADIASLKNN, from the coding sequence ATGTTTAAAAAGATGCTGCGGTCCTATGATTATGCATTTATAATAGCCGTTTTATTATTATGCTGTTTTGGGCTTGTTATGGTATACAGCTCAAGTATGGTCGTAGCCGTTTCAGTCTATGGAAAGGCAAGTGATTTCTTTTATCAAAAGCAAAAGATTTTCTTAATCCTATCAGTAGTGGTCTTTTTTATCTTTGCTTTTTTTCCATACAAAGTCTATGCACACAAACGATTTCAGATGACCGTTATGCTTGGGGTAATAGGAAGTCTGATCTTAATTCTTATTTTCGGTCACGCTGCCAATAATGCCCAGAGCTGGTTCCGTATTGGTCCAATTGCTGTGCAGCCCGCTGAGTTTGCGAAATTAGGCGTTATTATGTACATGGCCGCGATGCTCGCAAGAAAACAGCAGTATATTAATGAAGTGAAAAAGTCCATTACGAAGCCTGTTGGAATGCTCGTCATTATTATCTTTTTGATTATGATGCAGCCAGACTATGGATCGGCGATGATTATTATCGCCATTGCGATGACGATCATTTTTTCATCAGGATTATCGTTTAAAACGATAGCGAAGCTTTCGCTGCTAGGGCTGATTATGATAGGGATTATATTAGGAATTCTACAGATTACAGGAAATATGGATCTTTTATTATCAAAAGGACGTCTAGCTCGTTTTACAGGGTTTATGCATCCGTTTGATGATGTACAGCACTCAGGTTATCAGCTCGTTAACTCCTTCATCGCCATTGCGCAAGGGGGAATGAAAGGGCTAGGTCTTGGTCACAGCATTCAAAAAACGGGCTATCTTCCCGAGCCACACACCGATTTTATCAGTGCAATTATTTCCGAAGAGCTTGGAACTGTAGGGGTATGTATCTTTTTATTCCTTCTATTCTTTATCGTTGCCAAGGGTCTTCGAATCGCTCAGCGCTGTCCAGATGCATTTGGTAGTTTACTAGCGATTGGAATTTCGTCGATGATTGGAATTCAGACGGTGATTAATCTTGGCGCCGCCGTTGGACTACTTCCGATTACAGGGGTTACACTTCCATTCATCAGTTACGGAGGATCTTCGTTAATCTTACTGATGCTGTCTGTAGGCGTTCTTGCTAATATTTCCATGGTTTCAAACATGAAGCGTAAATACGCGGCTGATATTGCGAGCTTGAAGAATAACTAA
- a CDS encoding LysR family transcriptional regulator, which yields MDFKSLNTFKLIAATGSFQRAAEELNYAQSTVTMQIKKLEEDLGVKLFDRGKKMTLTEAGQVLLEETMPLLFRVDSIRQKMISFEKGESGMIKMGSVEPAASLLLSSVIVPFLESRPQVQFELEVGNTVNLSQRVAKGELDFAIASTPTVDEHLLFTPLFDETLGLLLPATHPLVDKPSITMNDLHGERLVFPGQNQACRTIIETHLMKYDHSPYSNISIGSIETLKKMAQKNLGIAIVPVLSSDPDLEGTVLRRIDDMRLSYPIGFIQRKDQLSGTLLAAFQQSLQQELMRWKDPW from the coding sequence ATGGATTTTAAATCACTCAACACGTTTAAACTCATTGCAGCAACTGGAAGCTTTCAACGAGCAGCGGAAGAGCTCAACTATGCACAGTCAACCGTTACGATGCAAATCAAAAAACTAGAAGAAGACTTGGGAGTAAAACTGTTTGATCGTGGTAAAAAAATGACGTTAACAGAAGCAGGTCAAGTCTTACTCGAAGAAACGATGCCCCTTCTCTTTCGTGTAGACTCAATTCGGCAGAAGATGATTTCCTTTGAAAAGGGAGAAAGCGGCATGATCAAAATGGGCTCTGTGGAACCAGCCGCTAGCCTGCTTTTATCGTCTGTCATTGTGCCGTTTCTTGAAAGCAGACCTCAAGTACAGTTTGAATTAGAGGTTGGAAACACGGTGAACTTAAGTCAGCGCGTAGCAAAAGGCGAGCTAGACTTTGCCATTGCGTCTACTCCTACTGTTGACGAACATCTATTGTTTACACCTTTATTTGACGAAACGCTTGGCTTACTGCTGCCTGCTACGCATCCGTTAGTTGATAAGCCATCTATTACGATGAACGATTTGCACGGTGAACGGCTCGTATTTCCAGGTCAAAATCAGGCTTGCCGAACAATTATCGAAACGCATCTTATGAAGTATGATCACAGTCCGTACTCAAACATTTCGATTGGAAGTATTGAAACGCTCAAAAAAATGGCGCAAAAAAATTTAGGGATTGCGATCGTTCCTGTCCTTTCATCTGATCCTGATTTAGAAGGAACGGTGCTGCGGAGAATTGACGATATGCGCCTTAGCTATCCCATTGGATTCATTCAGCGTAAGGATCAGTTGTCCGGAACGCTACTTGCTGCATTTCAACAGTCTTTACAGCAAGAATTAATGCGCTGGAAAGATCCTTGGTAA
- a CDS encoding DUF4362 domain-containing protein, translating into MKKILLTVTLPFIVMGTFGCSSGAYSYEEAIKRGDVVYQVDVANLDKFEQFLMNISRKKVDTIRVTGYTNEGDPIFQDLKFDGKAIQYTYDNSNDAYAGKDEAIEKAVCTEIIKKENEQAKVEYIVSGCSTGNDRVLIRVEKDRLKHD; encoded by the coding sequence GTGAAAAAGATTCTATTAACAGTTACTTTGCCTTTTATAGTAATGGGTACTTTTGGATGTTCAAGTGGGGCATATAGTTACGAGGAAGCGATTAAAAGAGGAGACGTTGTTTATCAGGTTGACGTCGCCAATTTAGATAAGTTTGAGCAGTTCTTAATGAACATATCCAGAAAAAAAGTAGATACTATACGAGTTACAGGCTATACAAACGAAGGAGACCCTATTTTCCAAGACTTGAAATTTGATGGAAAAGCTATTCAATATACTTATGATAACTCAAATGATGCGTATGCTGGAAAAGACGAAGCAATTGAAAAAGCTGTTTGTACAGAAATAATTAAGAAGGAAAATGAACAGGCCAAAGTTGAATACATTGTAAGTGGATGCTCAACAGGAAATGACAGAGTTCTAATTCGTGTAGAAAAAGATAGACTAAAGCACGATTAA